In Propionispora hippei DSM 15287, a single genomic region encodes these proteins:
- the trpD gene encoding anthranilate phosphoribosyltransferase: MIKEAILMLSKKQNLSYKEANQVMNEIMSGEASPVQMSAYLTALSMKGETIDEITGSAAGMRAHCIKLLHDMDVLEIVGTGGDGSHSFNISTTSSLVISAAGVPVAKHGNRAASSQCGSADVLEALGVNITISPERSAAMLKKIGLCFLFAQNYHIAMKYVAPIRRELGIRTVFNILGPLSNPAGANLELMGVYDAELVEPLARVMYNLGVRRGMVVYGEDCLDEISMSAPTKVCEIAQGGEFHSYTITPEQFGYVRCAKEELTGGTPEENAGFTRAILSGEERGAKRQAVCLNAGAALYLFNKAETIVDGVRLSEELIDSGAAAAQLQRFVEESNA, encoded by the coding sequence ATGATTAAAGAAGCCATTCTCATGTTGAGCAAAAAACAGAATTTGAGCTATAAAGAGGCTAATCAAGTCATGAACGAAATTATGTCCGGCGAGGCAAGCCCGGTGCAGATGTCAGCCTACCTGACTGCGCTGTCCATGAAGGGGGAAACCATTGACGAGATTACCGGCTCGGCGGCGGGGATGCGAGCTCATTGTATTAAGCTGCTGCATGATATGGATGTGCTGGAAATTGTGGGCACCGGCGGCGACGGCTCCCATTCCTTTAATATTTCGACCACATCCTCGTTGGTCATTTCAGCCGCCGGTGTACCGGTGGCCAAGCACGGCAATCGTGCGGCGTCTTCCCAATGCGGTTCGGCCGATGTTCTGGAGGCGTTGGGTGTTAATATCACCATTTCCCCGGAGCGGAGCGCAGCGATGCTCAAAAAAATTGGCCTTTGCTTTCTGTTTGCACAAAATTATCACATTGCGATGAAGTATGTGGCGCCGATTCGCCGTGAATTGGGTATTCGTACAGTGTTTAACATTTTAGGGCCGCTTTCCAATCCGGCGGGCGCCAACCTGGAGTTGATGGGTGTGTACGATGCGGAACTGGTTGAGCCGCTGGCTCGGGTTATGTACAATTTGGGCGTGCGGCGCGGCATGGTCGTATATGGCGAAGATTGTTTGGACGAAATTTCCATGAGTGCACCCACCAAGGTTTGTGAAATTGCACAGGGCGGTGAGTTCCATAGCTATACTATTACGCCTGAGCAGTTTGGTTATGTCCGCTGTGCCAAAGAGGAACTGACCGGCGGTACGCCCGAAGAAAACGCAGGCTTCACCCGGGCCATTTTATCCGGCGAGGAAAGGGGGGCGAAACGACAAGCTGTTTGTCTGAACGCAGGTGCAGCGCTGTATCTGTTTAATAAGGCAGAAACAATAGTTGACGGTGTGCGTTTATCCGAAGAGCTGATCGACAGCGGCGCGGCGGCGGCGCAGTTGCAGCGATTTGTAGAGGAAAGCAATGCATAA
- a CDS encoding anthranilate synthase component II — MILLIDNYDSFSYNLYQLVGAVKPDIQVIRNDEKTIAQIEAMRPEVIFLSPGPGKPADAGICVEAVRYFADKIPIFGVCLGHQAICEAFGATVSYASRLMHGKTSKAVLNTHSRLFRGMGESLQVARYHSLAAVRDSLPDTLRVTAETAEGEIMAVEHTEYAVYGVQFHPESVMTPDGLSIIRNFLEETDHD, encoded by the coding sequence ATGATACTGCTTATCGATAACTATGACAGCTTTTCGTATAACCTATATCAGCTTGTCGGTGCGGTAAAGCCGGACATTCAGGTAATCCGCAACGACGAAAAGACGATTGCCCAGATCGAAGCGATGAGGCCGGAGGTCATCTTTCTGTCACCGGGGCCGGGCAAGCCCGCCGATGCAGGCATCTGTGTGGAGGCTGTACGATATTTCGCAGACAAGATCCCGATTTTCGGTGTGTGTCTCGGTCATCAGGCCATCTGTGAAGCATTCGGGGCGACGGTTTCATATGCATCCCGTCTGATGCACGGCAAGACCTCGAAAGCGGTACTCAATACACATTCGCGTCTATTTCGCGGTATGGGCGAATCACTTCAGGTTGCCCGGTATCATTCGCTGGCAGCCGTGCGCGATTCGTTGCCGGATACGCTCCGCGTAACCGCAGAGACAGCAGAGGGCGAAATCATGGCAGTAGAACATACTGAGTATGCTGTCTACGGCGTACAGTTTCACCCGGAATCGGTAATGACACCGGATGGTTTATCCATTATTCGCAATTTTTTGGAGGAAACTGACCATGATTAA